The genome window CATGAAAGTGGCGTCGATGCGCACCCAAGACCAGACCCGCCTGCGTACCTCCAGACGAAGAAGCCACAACAATCCAATCAACGCGCTCAGACTGGATTTGCTGCAGCATTTCATCAAATGCCAGTGCATATGCCGCAGCCCCTAAAGGGTTGGATGCGCCTAACGGGATGAGGTATGGGCGCTCTCCCCGTGCCCAGGACTCGCCAAACACCTCGTTCAAAGTTTCATTGCGGGCGTCCTTGCTCGTCCAGAAAATTTCTGCACCAAACAGGCGGTCTAAAAACAGGTTACCTGAAGCCCGCGACGGGATCTCTCCATAAAGGACCAGTTTACACTTCAATCCCATCCGCGCGGCAAGCGCCGCTACCTGGCGACAATGATTGGATTGTACAGCCCCCACCGTAATTAACGTATGTGCCCCTACACTTTGGGCTTCTGCCAGCACCAGTTCCAATTTGCGGGTTTTGTTGCCTCCAAAGGCAACACCGGTCAGGTCATCTCGTTTAATCAGAATACGCAACCCACCCAGATAAGCACCCAATCGAGGCAGGAACTCGATGGGGGTAGGCAAAGCAGCCAGTTTCAATCGGGGAATCATACAGAAACCTCCCGGCGTAATTTTCGCCGTGCACGCCAGCGCATCACATCCAGCAAACGCGGAATGACCCGGGTAAACAGGCGATATCCCAGCGGAGCGACCGGATAATCCCAGGCTCCCAGAGTGCGCACCACCTGCGCTCCCAGTCCTTCCTTGAATCGAAAGACCCCCCACATGGAGTCAGACTCATCAAACACTTCAGGCGCCCCCCACAAATCGTACTCCCTGGCACCCAGTTGGCGTGCCAGACGCATGGCTTCCCATTGAAGCAGGTAATTGGGCATTTTTTCGCGATGGACATCCCGCGACATGCCATACAGGTACCAGGCTCGTCCAGCAAAGACAAACAAAACCAACCCGGCTACCGCTTCCCCTTCTACCTCCGCAATCAGCGGGTAAGCCATGCCTTTTTGCATGAACGTTGACCATACCTGCCGGTAGTAAGATTCCGGACGAATAATAAAACCATCCCGTACAGAAGTTTCAGCATACATGCGATACAGCAGTCCTAAATCGTGTTCGGAAGCCTGCCGTATCTTTACTCCTTTGCGCTCGGCAAGTCGAAGATTGTAACGGGTTTTGGGCTTCATCCTGGTTAGCCAGCCTTCTTCATCCCCTGAGAGATCCAAGATCGCAGTGTTGCGGAACTGGATTTGTTCCACGGCATACTGCCATCCCCGAAGGTTTAATTGGGATTGTACCCACTGCCCATCGGGATTTTCCCGCGCCTCTTCTCTGCCAGGAACTCCCCATCCTAAAACCACCTCAGGGTCAATCTTGATAAACAGCGCCTTTTGGGTTTTTGCCAACCCCTCCAGATCGGCAATAACCCGAACCGCCAATGCTTTATCCGACCAGTTCAACAAGGGACCGCGAGGCACGTACAAAAGGCTTACCGGTAAAGCAATTCCGCGCAGTTGGAACCTTCTGCGAAGTATCATTGCCGCGGCAAGAAGTTCTCCCTGAGGCGATTTCCAAACCCGAGGGATGGGTTCCCAGCCATACGCTGACTTAATCTGCGCCCATTCCTGCGTTTGCAAAATCGATGCGCCCGGCAGATGCGCAATAGTCTCATTCCAGTTTTCGATGGAATTCATGCTCGACGCTCCCGCCCTTCCAACCAGCGATACAGAGGAAACAGAGGTTTCCAGAGTGGATATTCGCGGGTTGCGGCGGAGCGCCGCAACACCCCCCCAAAGCCACGCTTGAAGCGATAGACACCCCACAGCCCATCGTGGCGGGACTCAAACTGGGCTTCCAGCACCTCTTCCGATTCATCCGGCACACCCCACAAATCGTACCAGCGACATCCACGGGATGCAGCCCAGCGCATGGCTTCCCATTGCAAAAGATAGGTGGGCATGCGGTTACGCTCTTCGTCGGTGGAAGCACCATAAAAATACCACGCCCGCTCCCCGCGGGCAAAAACCATTAAACCCGCCAGGGGTTTTCCATCATACAACGCTACCAGCAATTCTGCCATTCCCAGAGGATGAAATAAGTCGTAAGCACGCTGATAATACTCGCGGGAATGCACCCCAAAGCCATCCCGCGCACCGGTCAGCGTCATCATGCGGTGAAACCCCTCAATGTCTTGAGAGGGTTGGACAATGACCCCTTTGCGCTCTGCCAGGCGGATATTGTAGCGAGTCTTTTGCTTCATGCGCGCCAGCCAGTCTTCTTCGCTACCTTCCAGGCTGACCACCAATGTTCTACGCGGTTGCACCGGTATGCCCTCCGGAATAAAGCCCGGCATTTGCAGGGTGAGATGATCTTCCTCTTCTTCCCAGGCATCGGGTTCAACTTTGAGAACAACCGCTCCATGCTTTCGGCAGTAAGGAAGGATTTCCCGCCACAAGGGAAGCCAATCCTTGCCTACAGGTCCACGGGGAACATACGCAATGCTCAATCCAGCCGGTAAGCGACGGAACAGCACCTGGGCGCCAGCGTCTCCGGAAATGAAATACACTGGCTGCCACCCAAATGCCAACTTCAGCGCCCCCCATGCACCGGTTTGCAAAATGTGCGCCTGAGGATGAGCCTGTAGAAATTTCTCCCACTCTGAAACGTTGACAATAGCCATCAGTAAATTGAGGTGAACTCCGTTGGCGGGGTGCTGCGAATAGCCGCACCGGGGATAGTTTCGTCCAGGAGATTAATCAGGGTATGCGTATCCCCTTCCTGAGCAAGTCTTAAGACCTGTTCCACCAGGCTGCGTAATTCCTCCCCGCTCAATTCAGGGGTCTCGCTGTTGACCCGGAAAATTTCGGGATGTTCTGTCCTTTCAATGGGAACCCCTTCATCCCACAAGTCTTCGCTCAATTTCTCGCCCGGGCGGATACCGGTAAAGACAATTTCGATATCCTTTCCCGGTTCCAATCCTGAGAGGCGAATTAAGTCCTCTGCCAGATCGAGAATTCGAATCTGTTCTCCCATATTGAGGACAAACGTCTCGCCACCTTCTCCCATTGCCGAGGCTTGCAGGACCAGATGCACCGCTTCCGGAATGGTCATGAAATACCGTCGCATCTCTGGATGGGTGACCGTGACCGGACCTCCACGGGCGATTTGGCGCTTGAACAGAGGCACCACACTCCCACGACTTCCCAGTACGTTGCCAAAACGCACGACGGAATACGACCTCCCGGAACGACGCGCCGCATCCAGCACAATCATCTCAGCCAAGCGCTTGGTGGCACCCATGATATTGGCAGGGCGAATCGCCTTA of Anaerolinea thermophila UNI-1 contains these proteins:
- a CDS encoding lipid II:glycine glycyltransferase FemX produces the protein MAIVNVSEWEKFLQAHPQAHILQTGAWGALKLAFGWQPVYFISGDAGAQVLFRRLPAGLSIAYVPRGPVGKDWLPLWREILPYCRKHGAVVLKVEPDAWEEEEDHLTLQMPGFIPEGIPVQPRRTLVVSLEGSEEDWLARMKQKTRYNIRLAERKGVIVQPSQDIEGFHRMMTLTGARDGFGVHSREYYQRAYDLFHPLGMAELLVALYDGKPLAGLMVFARGERAWYFYGASTDEERNRMPTYLLQWEAMRWAASRGCRWYDLWGVPDESEEVLEAQFESRHDGLWGVYRFKRGFGGVLRRSAATREYPLWKPLFPLYRWLEGRERRA
- a CDS encoding lipid II:glycine glycyltransferase FemX is translated as MNSIENWNETIAHLPGASILQTQEWAQIKSAYGWEPIPRVWKSPQGELLAAAMILRRRFQLRGIALPVSLLYVPRGPLLNWSDKALAVRVIADLEGLAKTQKALFIKIDPEVVLGWGVPGREEARENPDGQWVQSQLNLRGWQYAVEQIQFRNTAILDLSGDEEGWLTRMKPKTRYNLRLAERKGVKIRQASEHDLGLLYRMYAETSVRDGFIIRPESYYRQVWSTFMQKGMAYPLIAEVEGEAVAGLVLFVFAGRAWYLYGMSRDVHREKMPNYLLQWEAMRLARQLGAREYDLWGAPEVFDESDSMWGVFRFKEGLGAQVVRTLGAWDYPVAPLGYRLFTRVIPRLLDVMRWRARRKLRREVSV
- a CDS encoding D-cysteine desulfhydrase family protein, with the translated sequence MIPRLKLAALPTPIEFLPRLGAYLGGLRILIKRDDLTGVAFGGNKTRKLELVLAEAQSVGAHTLITVGAVQSNHCRQVAALAARMGLKCKLVLYGEIPSRASGNLFLDRLFGAEIFWTSKDARNETLNEVFGESWARGERPYLIPLGASNPLGAAAYALAFDEMLQQIQSERVDWIVVASSSGGTQAGLVLGAHRRHFHGRILGISIDEPERELKEVVAFLAREASDRLGKAMTIHPEDVFVNADYLGGGYGVMGEAEREAITLFAQLEGVLLDPVYTGRAAAGLIDLARKGFFHRGETILFWHTGGTPALFADKYQNQLLSE